From the genome of Streptococcus marmotae, one region includes:
- a CDS encoding GNAT family N-acetyltransferase, translating to MLIRKYKSSDEKGWVYTKALSYLFSPFFDDRETTKPTLNRDIYDDRIEWVAEKDGQIVGLLDIDIYNQECSQSYLYAPADKVAYFTNLAVHPDYQGQGIAQALYAQALSELREYRVEKLAIFTREGDVANHLYQKWGGKLVCSDYLVVGQPKDTPTFRFGVDVEKASLSLTDMAGQPLPYYLREGIYIVANQADLDLFDIEECYQEFTYVIDICLA from the coding sequence ATGCTTATCAGGAAATACAAGTCGAGTGATGAAAAAGGTTGGGTCTATACTAAGGCACTTAGCTATCTCTTTTCTCCCTTTTTTGATGATAGAGAGACAACCAAGCCTACCTTGAATAGGGATATCTATGATGACCGCATTGAGTGGGTAGCAGAAAAAGATGGTCAGATTGTTGGTTTGCTAGATATAGACATTTACAATCAAGAATGTAGCCAGTCCTATCTGTATGCACCCGCAGACAAAGTGGCCTATTTTACCAATCTAGCAGTTCATCCAGACTATCAAGGACAGGGAATCGCTCAAGCTCTCTACGCTCAAGCCTTGAGCGAATTGCGGGAGTATCGGGTGGAAAAGCTAGCGATTTTCACACGTGAGGGAGATGTGGCTAATCATCTCTATCAAAAATGGGGTGGCAAGTTGGTATGTAGCGATTACTTAGTCGTCGGTCAGCCAAAGGATACGCCTACTTTCCGTTTCGGTGTTGATGTAGAAAAGGCTAGCCTATCTTTGACAGACATGGCTGGACAGCCACTGCCTTACTACCTCAGAGAGGGGATTTATATAGTTGCTAATCAGGCGGATTTGGACTTGTTTGACATTGAGGA